In the Kaistella sp. 97-N-M2 genome, one interval contains:
- a CDS encoding pyridoxine 5'-phosphate synthase: protein MTKLSVNINKIATLRNARGGELPSVTEAAVKLQEFGAQGITIHPRPDQRHITQKDVYDLKPLVHTEFNIEGNPHRPFIDLVLEVKPEQVTLVPDANDALTSNAGWDCKAHLGFLKNVISEFKSAGIRTSIFLDPNPDMVKFAKETGADRIELYTEAYATNYPKNKEEAIKLYVETAIEAEKYGLGMNAGHDLSLDNLKYFADNIPNLLEVSIGHALISEALYMGLENTVQAYLKRLAKW, encoded by the coding sequence CGTAAATATTAATAAAATTGCCACCCTTCGAAATGCACGTGGCGGCGAATTGCCGAGTGTGACTGAAGCGGCAGTAAAGCTACAGGAATTCGGCGCGCAGGGAATCACAATCCATCCACGTCCAGACCAAAGGCATATCACGCAGAAAGATGTCTACGACCTGAAACCTTTGGTTCATACCGAATTTAACATCGAAGGCAATCCGCACCGGCCCTTTATCGACCTGGTCTTGGAAGTTAAACCGGAGCAGGTCACTTTGGTGCCTGACGCGAATGATGCCCTCACCTCCAACGCCGGGTGGGATTGCAAAGCACATTTGGGCTTTTTAAAAAATGTTATTTCGGAATTTAAAAGTGCCGGAATCCGAACGTCAATATTTTTGGATCCAAATCCGGATATGGTAAAATTTGCGAAAGAAACCGGCGCCGACCGCATCGAACTTTACACAGAAGCGTATGCCACGAACTATCCGAAAAATAAAGAAGAAGCCATTAAACTTTACGTTGAAACCGCCATCGAAGCGGAGAAATATGGGCTCGGGATGAATGCCGGACATGATTTAAGTTTAGATAATTTAAAGTATTTTGCAGACAACATTCCTAATTTGCTGGAAGTTTCCATTGGGCACGCTTTAATTTCCGAAGCGCTATATATGGGCCTTGAAAATACCGTACAAGCCTATTTGAAGCGGTTGGCAAAATGGTAA
- a CDS encoding alpha/beta fold hydrolase yields MEILHSKIYGQDYSGTPLLVFHGLFGMLDNWGSFGKEMSALFPVHLIDLRNHGKSFHSPEMSHDDLAHDILHYMEFHKLEKCNLLGHSLGGKAVMQFAIKYPLKVEKLIVVDIAPKAYPPHHQGILKALQSVDFEKITTRQEAEEVLEQYIPEKSVIQFLAKSLYWTEDKSLNWRFNLKTLAEKYSEFVSNAIKFGVFTGPTLFISGGNSNYILPQDEFQIKQQFPNASIVTVKNAGHWVQAENPTDFNELVKDFLSEPKDH; encoded by the coding sequence ATGGAAATTTTACATTCAAAAATATACGGACAGGATTACTCCGGAACACCTCTTTTGGTGTTCCACGGTTTGTTTGGCATGCTCGATAACTGGGGAAGTTTTGGCAAGGAAATGAGCGCGCTATTTCCGGTTCACTTAATCGATTTAAGAAATCACGGCAAAAGTTTTCACTCGCCCGAAATGTCGCATGATGATTTGGCCCACGATATTTTACATTACATGGAGTTCCACAAGCTCGAAAAATGTAATCTGTTAGGACATTCGCTGGGCGGAAAAGCCGTTATGCAGTTCGCCATTAAATATCCCCTGAAAGTGGAAAAGCTTATTGTTGTCGATATCGCACCAAAAGCCTATCCGCCGCATCACCAAGGTATTTTGAAAGCCCTGCAAAGTGTTGATTTCGAAAAAATAACGACGCGGCAGGAAGCGGAAGAGGTTTTAGAGCAGTACATTCCGGAGAAATCCGTTATTCAGTTTTTAGCAAAAAGTCTTTACTGGACCGAAGATAAAAGCTTAAACTGGCGTTTTAACCTCAAAACTCTTGCGGAGAAGTACAGCGAATTTGTTTCCAATGCCATTAAATTTGGCGTCTTTACTGGACCAACTTTATTTATTTCCGGCGGAAATTCCAACTATATTTTACCGCAGGATGAGTTTCAGATTAAACAACAGTTTCCGAACGCTTCGATCGTTACCGTAAAAAATGCGGGACATTGGGTACAGGCGGAAAATCCCACAGATTTTAATGAACTTGTTAAAGATTTTCTTTCCGAGCCGAAAGATCATTAA
- a CDS encoding SDR family oxidoreductase, giving the protein MVLVTGATGILGRVLVLELLKRGKAVRATKRKSSNLAEVKHSFQFYTDNPDDFFNRIEWVEVDFQDLRSLKKAVENVTEVYHCAAKVSFHPDDRHEMYLSNIKGTKNLLYACENSMVKKFCFVSSISVLDGVDEKGEMTEDSNYNSKLHHSGYAKSKHFSEMEVWRAAAEGLNTVIINPGIIIGSGNWQSSSGEIFGTFEKQPFAMSGSSNYVDVRDVTNIAIQLMGRNVYNERFIVISENKRVVDMANLIRAKLGKTKARVLSKSVLNFGYVLNVLFGWLLPPLRILNKVNIEAVTSHRIVSNQKIKDELNYSFIPVTESVDFHLKNYISDQKKSQIT; this is encoded by the coding sequence ATGGTTTTAGTCACCGGCGCCACAGGAATTCTCGGAAGAGTACTCGTTTTAGAATTGCTGAAGCGCGGTAAAGCGGTGCGCGCCACGAAAAGAAAATCCAGCAATCTCGCAGAGGTTAAACATTCCTTTCAGTTTTACACCGATAATCCAGACGATTTTTTCAATAGGATCGAGTGGGTTGAGGTTGATTTTCAAGATTTAAGATCGCTGAAAAAAGCAGTCGAAAACGTGACGGAGGTCTATCATTGTGCCGCTAAAGTCAGTTTTCATCCGGACGACCGGCACGAAATGTATCTTTCCAACATCAAAGGCACAAAAAATTTGTTGTACGCCTGCGAAAATTCAATGGTGAAAAAATTCTGTTTTGTAAGTTCAATCTCCGTTTTGGATGGCGTGGATGAAAAAGGCGAAATGACGGAAGATTCCAATTATAACTCCAAGCTTCACCACTCGGGTTATGCAAAGTCTAAGCATTTTTCCGAAATGGAAGTTTGGCGCGCCGCTGCAGAAGGTTTAAATACGGTTATCATCAATCCTGGCATCATCATCGGCAGCGGAAACTGGCAATCGAGCAGTGGTGAAATTTTTGGAACCTTCGAGAAACAGCCCTTTGCCATGAGCGGAAGTTCGAATTACGTGGATGTTAGAGACGTTACAAACATTGCAATCCAGTTGATGGGAAGGAATGTATATAACGAAAGATTCATCGTTATTTCCGAAAATAAAAGGGTCGTCGATATGGCAAACCTGATCCGCGCAAAACTGGGCAAAACAAAAGCGAGAGTTTTATCAAAATCCGTTCTGAATTTCGGTTATGTTCTAAATGTCTTGTTCGGCTGGCTTTTACCACCATTAAGAATCCTGAATAAAGTTAATATTGAAGCCGTAACTTCGCACCGCATCGTATCCAATCAAAAAATTAAAGATGAACTGAACTATTCTTTTATTCCGGTGACGGAAAGCGTAGATTTTCATTTAAAGAATTATATTTCAGACCAAAAGAAGTCCCAGATCACATGA
- a CDS encoding long-chain fatty acid--CoA ligase, whose product MNIAEFLNKNAEKFPSKSAIGFKKKEQWKEIHWSDLSRMVFKTANALREAGISANDRVAIYSDNSAEWIVFDLAVLSLGAVTVPIYSTNNLDQAAYILNEAECRIILVGNQEQYDASFKILENSAFLTQIIAAKKSIWIQKDRSQYFQDFIKEAAENFNICAKENEDLATIIYTSGTTGAPKGVMLTHGNFHKSVEAHFDFFKFKNFENEKSLAFLPLTHVFERSWTLLALSGGATVYFLENTKLIASALTEIKPTMMCAVPRFYQKIYAGVNELAQNSSDTKKRIFSWAVKVGTEVAENRRLQKSVPVSLQIKNKVAGLLVFNKIKNKMGGKLWFMPCGGASVSSEVTRFFEAIGIHVTVGYGLTETTATLTCFPFHHFEHGSAGIPIGDTQIKIGENDEILAKGSGIMKGYYKKPDETAEVFTADGWFKTGDAGRFDAQGNLFITDRIKDLMKTSNGKYVAPQPLENLLSNNNFVNQVMVVAEGKPFVTALIIPNFESLKEQMEKMNIPFTTWEEIVNSEKIKEFYHEKIEEIQKGLSGFEKVKKFVLMPAEFEINSGEITPTLKVKRNVVLKKYADVIDRMYANSAFSK is encoded by the coding sequence ATGAATATTGCAGAGTTTTTAAATAAAAATGCCGAAAAATTTCCCTCTAAATCCGCCATCGGTTTTAAGAAAAAGGAGCAGTGGAAAGAAATTCACTGGTCAGATTTAAGCCGGATGGTTTTTAAAACAGCAAACGCTTTACGCGAAGCCGGGATTTCAGCAAACGACAGAGTAGCGATCTATTCCGATAATTCCGCCGAATGGATCGTTTTCGATTTGGCTGTTTTATCTCTGGGCGCCGTAACAGTACCTATTTATTCCACAAACAATCTGGATCAGGCCGCCTATATTTTGAATGAAGCTGAATGCAGGATAATTTTGGTGGGTAATCAGGAACAATACGATGCTTCCTTTAAAATTTTAGAAAATAGCGCGTTCCTCACCCAAATTATTGCAGCGAAAAAATCGATTTGGATTCAGAAAGACCGCAGCCAATATTTTCAGGATTTTATAAAAGAAGCGGCGGAGAATTTTAATATTTGCGCGAAAGAAAATGAGGACCTGGCCACCATCATTTACACGTCCGGCACCACGGGAGCACCGAAGGGCGTTATGTTAACACATGGAAATTTCCACAAGTCCGTCGAAGCTCATTTCGATTTTTTTAAATTTAAAAATTTCGAGAATGAAAAGTCCCTTGCATTTTTACCACTGACGCATGTTTTCGAACGCAGCTGGACGTTGCTCGCCTTATCCGGTGGCGCAACGGTTTATTTTTTAGAAAATACCAAACTTATTGCCAGTGCCTTAACAGAGATTAAACCCACCATGATGTGCGCTGTGCCACGGTTTTATCAAAAAATATATGCCGGCGTAAACGAATTGGCACAAAACAGTTCGGATACGAAAAAGAGAATCTTTTCCTGGGCCGTGAAAGTAGGAACCGAAGTCGCCGAGAATCGCAGACTGCAAAAGTCGGTGCCGGTTTCTTTACAGATTAAAAATAAGGTGGCGGGACTATTGGTTTTCAACAAGATTAAAAATAAAATGGGCGGAAAACTCTGGTTCATGCCCTGTGGTGGCGCTTCCGTTTCGTCGGAGGTTACGCGTTTTTTTGAAGCTATTGGTATTCACGTCACTGTTGGTTATGGCTTAACTGAAACCACGGCTACGTTAACGTGTTTTCCGTTTCATCACTTTGAACACGGCTCCGCCGGAATTCCCATTGGTGATACGCAAATTAAAATTGGCGAAAACGACGAGATTCTCGCCAAAGGAAGCGGAATTATGAAAGGCTACTACAAGAAACCCGACGAAACTGCAGAAGTCTTCACAGCAGATGGTTGGTTTAAAACGGGCGACGCCGGAAGATTTGATGCACAGGGAAACCTCTTTATCACCGACCGAATAAAAGATTTGATGAAAACATCCAACGGTAAGTATGTGGCGCCACAACCTCTGGAAAATCTTCTCTCCAATAATAATTTTGTAAATCAGGTGATGGTTGTGGCGGAAGGAAAACCGTTTGTCACCGCCTTGATTATTCCAAATTTTGAGTCCTTAAAGGAGCAGATGGAGAAGATGAATATTCCTTTTACCACGTGGGAAGAAATTGTAAATTCAGAAAAAATAAAAGAATTTTATCACGAAAAAATTGAAGAAATTCAGAAAGGTCTTTCCGGCTTTGAAAAAGTGAAAAAGTTTGTTTTGATGCCGGCAGAATTTGAAATTAACAGCGGCGAAATTACACCCACACTTAAGGTGAAGCGCAACGTCGTTTTAAAGAAATATGCCGATGTTATCGATCGAATGTACGCGAACTCAGCGTTTAGTAAGTAG